In Flavobacterium sp. TR2, a single genomic region encodes these proteins:
- a CDS encoding Rop family plasmid primer RNA-binding protein, giving the protein MNKQQQTALNMAKFIKSQSLTLLEKLDALDADEQATMCEKLHELAEELQNSIQTRFEVENSTEI; this is encoded by the coding sequence ATGAACAAGCAGCAGCAAACCGCACTCAACATGGCAAAATTCATAAAAAGCCAGAGCCTGACGCTGCTCGAAAAACTGGACGCACTCGATGCTGACGAGCAGGCCACCATGTGTGAGAAGCTGCACGAACTCGCAGAAGAACTCCAGAACAGCATACAGACACGCTTTGAAGTAGAAAATAGCACAGAGATATAA